One window of the Benincasa hispida cultivar B227 chromosome 3, ASM972705v1, whole genome shotgun sequence genome contains the following:
- the LOC120074070 gene encoding mitochondrial inner membrane protease subunit 1-like encodes MAGLRRLAQLKPIAEEALAGTVFVAKFLCGLHVANTYICTAALTYGPSMLPTLNLTGDFILADRLSTRFGRVGVGDIVLVKSPENPRKVMAKRLMGMEGDSVTYVVDPKNSDWCETVVVPKGHVWIEGDNIYDSNDSRHFGAVPYGLLQGKIFWRIWPPKSFGPLEKRKSNETIL; translated from the exons ATGGCGGGACTGAGAAGACTGGCGCAATTGAAACCCATAGCCGAAGAAGCATTGGCTGGAACAGTTTTCGTAGCGAAGTTTCTCTGTGGCCTTCATGTTGCCAACACTTACATCTGCACAGCTGCTCTC ACCTATGGTCCTAGCATGCTCCCTACTCTAAACCTAACCGGCGATTTCATCTTGGCCGACCGACTCTCCACTCGCTTTGGCAGAGTCGGCGTCGGAGACATTGTCCTCGTGAAGTCTCCTGAAAACCCTCGTAAAGTAATGGCGAAGCGTTTGATGGGTATGGAGGGTGATTCTGTTACCTATGTTGTAGACCCGAAGAACAGTGATTGGTGCGAAACTGTTGTG GTTCCTAAAGGGCATGTTTGGATAGAGGGAGATAATATCTATGATTCAAATGATTCGAGACATTTTGGGGCCGTACCATATGGTCTTCTGCAAGGGAAAATATTTTGGAGA ATATGGCCACCTAAAAGTTTTGGACCTTTGGAGAAGAGAAAATCAAACGAGACCATCTTGTGA